In Sphingomonas sp. LR60, the following are encoded in one genomic region:
- a CDS encoding efflux RND transporter periplasmic adaptor subunit: MQLAGLQTMRVGDGGSAEQVLASGAITVDGDRSTPVLMPYAGQVVKVLVEAGERVVQGQPLMLVRTGDFVEARSSLFAARAAYQNAQAQLVAAQRAADRQKQIYETAGGALKDYQQAQADLSAAQASARTAAASLGAARDKLAVLGKSPAEIRRLENVSEVSGIHDVTTLHAPISGLIASRDVSAGQYVGQGGDKPVMTITDPSRVWLVAQVAEGDAESIHVGDAATVTTPALPGRSFSARIDLVGAALDPVTHRLPVRAAIANPGAALKPQMFASFAIRRASASAEMRVPAAAVIHEGEQARVWVMRPGGLLASRDVVTGDSQDGQVAIVKGLNPGERIVTAGALFVNEAGLGE; the protein is encoded by the coding sequence ATGCAGCTTGCCGGGCTCCAGACGATGCGCGTCGGCGACGGCGGATCGGCCGAGCAGGTGCTGGCCAGCGGTGCGATCACCGTCGACGGCGATCGCAGCACGCCGGTGCTGATGCCCTATGCGGGTCAGGTCGTGAAGGTGCTGGTCGAGGCGGGCGAGCGCGTCGTGCAGGGGCAGCCGCTGATGCTGGTGCGCACCGGCGATTTCGTCGAGGCGCGCAGCTCGCTGTTCGCGGCGCGCGCCGCCTATCAGAATGCGCAGGCGCAGCTCGTCGCGGCGCAGCGCGCGGCCGACCGGCAGAAGCAGATCTACGAGACCGCCGGTGGCGCGCTCAAGGATTACCAGCAGGCGCAGGCCGATCTCTCCGCCGCACAGGCGAGCGCGCGCACTGCCGCCGCCTCGCTGGGCGCGGCACGCGACAAGCTCGCGGTGCTGGGAAAGTCGCCCGCCGAGATCCGCCGGCTGGAAAATGTCAGCGAAGTATCGGGTATCCACGACGTCACGACGCTCCATGCGCCGATCAGCGGGCTGATCGCCTCGCGCGACGTGTCCGCCGGGCAATATGTCGGGCAGGGCGGCGACAAGCCGGTGATGACGATCACCGATCCGTCGCGCGTCTGGCTGGTCGCGCAGGTCGCGGAAGGCGATGCCGAGTCGATCCATGTCGGCGATGCCGCCACCGTCACCACCCCCGCGCTGCCCGGCCGTAGCTTCAGCGCGCGGATCGATCTGGTCGGCGCGGCGCTCGATCCCGTCACGCACCGCCTGCCGGTGCGCGCCGCGATCGCCAATCCCGGCGCCGCGCTCAAGCCGCAGATGTTCGCCAGCTTCGCGATCCGTCGCGCCAGCGCGAGCGCGGAGATGCGCGTTCCCGCCGCCGCGGTGATCCACGAAGGCGAGCAGGCGCGCGTCTGGGTCATGCGTCCCGGCGGGCTGCTGGCATCGCGCGACGTCGTAACCGGCGACAGCCAGGACGGGCAGGTCGCGATCGTCAAGGGGCTCAACCCCGGTGAGCGGATCGTCACCGCCGGCGCCTTGTTCGTCAACGAAGCGGGGCTCGGCGAGTGA
- a CDS encoding response regulator, with product MRILFIEDDAALAEALAAALLQRGLTLDHAASLDEAEAYLAAVDHAAILLDLGLPDGDGLAWLRRRRAGGETRPVLVLTARGSVEARVRGLHDGADDYLVKPFDADELHARLLAVLRRKGGYLGVSLTCARLTFDVETRTVRVGETLLTLSTRETELLELLLRRAGNVVPKRVVEDQLFGAGGDQGSKNAVEVYVHRLRKRLDEAGTGARIDTVRGVGYLLRSAA from the coding sequence TTGCGCATATTATTTATCGAGGATGACGCGGCGTTGGCGGAAGCGTTGGCGGCGGCGTTGCTGCAACGCGGGCTGACGCTCGACCATGCCGCGTCGCTGGACGAGGCGGAGGCGTATCTGGCAGCGGTGGACCATGCCGCGATCCTGCTCGACCTCGGACTGCCCGATGGCGACGGACTGGCGTGGCTGCGGCGGCGGCGCGCGGGCGGCGAGACGCGCCCGGTGCTGGTGCTGACCGCGCGTGGCAGCGTCGAGGCCCGCGTGCGCGGGCTGCACGACGGCGCGGACGATTATCTGGTCAAGCCGTTCGACGCCGACGAGCTGCATGCGCGGCTGCTCGCGGTGCTGCGGCGGAAGGGCGGCTATCTGGGCGTATCGCTGACCTGCGCGCGGCTGACCTTCGATGTCGAGACGCGGACGGTGCGGGTCGGCGAGACGTTGCTGACGTTGTCGACGCGCGAGACCGAATTGCTCGAACTGCTCCTGCGGCGCGCGGGGAACGTCGTGCCCAAGCGCGTGGTGGAGGACCAGTTGTTCGGGGCGGGCGGCGATCAGGGATCGAAAAACGCGGTCGAAGTCTATGTCCACCGGCTGCGCAAGCGGCTCGACGAGGCCGGTACCGGCGCGCGGATCGATACGGTGCGCGGGGTCGGCTATCTGTTGCGCAGCGCGGCATGA
- a CDS encoding ATP-binding protein, whose translation MRRWWPRSLFGQLALLNVAIALAAAVTLPVAVGALLHRVARHYQHEVLHQQAQRVADRLSADHGDAARAMASVDLLAGGLSLAIVDAGRHVAGARRPARAEVLAAVPLVRRAALVRRGRIAVLSRPAGARWIVVSQDSTAPEVVTDDIVTTFLKRFVLLLLPFVMLGPLVAAWLTRGIRARMRRAAQTAAAIGPRALDGRLPLGTLPAEIEPLVVATNAALDRLEEAFAAQAAFAADVAHELRTPLATIRLRAGAVTDATARAALVQQVDRAARVIAQLLSLADLERPVQDDGAVVDLGAIAENVVAERAPAVLAAGRTIELYVDGAAVIPGEPAAIVLALENLIDNAVRHTSAGARIMVGAGPGARLCVCDDGAPIPPERLVRMRERFWKGEARSGGSGLGLSIVARIAAAHGGVLTLEAGEGGRGLRAAMVF comes from the coding sequence ATGAGGCGGTGGTGGCCGCGGTCGCTGTTCGGGCAGCTGGCGCTGCTCAACGTAGCGATCGCTCTGGCCGCCGCGGTGACGTTGCCGGTGGCGGTCGGGGCCTTGCTCCACCGCGTCGCGCGGCATTACCAGCATGAGGTGCTTCACCAGCAGGCGCAGCGGGTCGCCGACCGGCTGAGCGCCGATCACGGCGATGCGGCGCGGGCGATGGCGAGCGTCGACCTGCTCGCGGGCGGGCTGTCGCTGGCGATCGTCGATGCCGGGCGGCACGTGGCCGGCGCGCGCAGGCCGGCGCGGGCGGAGGTGCTGGCGGCGGTGCCGCTGGTGCGTCGGGCGGCGCTGGTGCGGCGCGGGCGGATCGCGGTGCTCAGCCGACCGGCGGGGGCGCGGTGGATCGTGGTGTCGCAGGACAGCACCGCGCCCGAGGTGGTGACCGACGATATCGTCACGACCTTCCTCAAGCGGTTCGTGCTGTTGCTGCTGCCGTTCGTGATGCTGGGGCCGTTGGTGGCGGCGTGGCTGACGCGCGGGATACGGGCGCGGATGCGGCGCGCGGCGCAGACCGCCGCCGCGATCGGGCCGCGCGCCCTCGATGGGCGGCTGCCGCTGGGGACGCTGCCCGCCGAGATCGAGCCGCTGGTGGTGGCGACGAATGCCGCGCTCGACCGGCTGGAAGAGGCGTTTGCGGCGCAGGCGGCGTTCGCGGCGGACGTCGCGCATGAGCTGCGCACGCCGTTGGCGACGATCCGGCTGCGCGCGGGCGCGGTGACGGATGCCACGGCGCGCGCGGCATTGGTGCAGCAGGTCGACCGCGCGGCGCGGGTGATCGCGCAATTGCTGAGCCTTGCCGACCTGGAGCGGCCGGTGCAGGACGACGGCGCGGTGGTCGATCTCGGCGCGATCGCGGAGAACGTGGTGGCGGAGCGCGCCCCGGCGGTGCTCGCAGCGGGGCGGACGATCGAACTTTATGTCGATGGCGCCGCCGTGATCCCCGGTGAGCCGGCGGCGATCGTGCTGGCGCTGGAGAATCTGATCGACAATGCGGTGCGGCACACGTCGGCGGGGGCGCGGATCATGGTCGGCGCCGGGCCGGGGGCGCGGCTGTGCGTGTGCGACGACGGCGCGCCGATCCCGCCCGAGCGGCTGGTGCGGATGCGCGAGCGATTCTGGAAGGGCGAAGCGCGCAGCGGTGGATCGGGGCTGGGGCTGTCGATCGTCGCGCGCATCGCCGCCGCGCATGGCGGGGTGTTGACGCTTGAAGCCGGCGAGGGCGGGCGCGGGTTGAGGGCGGCTATGGTGTTCTGA
- a CDS encoding CocE/NonD family hydrolase: protein MRRSVLSLPLIALATVAAQAPQTRPPAGGDIPAAFRLPTVERDYIKQDVMIPMRDGVKLHTVIVIPKSATNAPIVLTRTPYNASARANRSDSPSMQNALPLADEVFVKGGYIRVYQDVRGKYGSEGDYVVTRPVIGPLNPTKVDHVTDAYDTIDWLVNKANLPQSNGRVGMIGSSYEGFTVVMALLNPHPALKVAAPESPMIDGWMGDDWFHYGAFRLANIAWLGGQTGYKSGGPLPPTGGYDDYDNFRDKSAGDWAKRSGYDQLPYWTRMSQHPAYDAFWQGQALDKLLAANPSNVPTLWEQGLWDQEDMYGAITAWEALKAKGKVGNNFLVMGPWRHSQVNREGRSLGPFQWNGDTAAQFREQMVRPLFDQYLNDGPAANLPTAAIYNTGENHWDRFATWPLACEQGCAAPLTPMYLQADGGLASAKGAAGGDAYVSDPAKPVPHLPRPVNFDDGRWGDWLVSDQRPADGRTDVMTYMTPVLTQPMRVSGAPIADLYAKTTGTDGDFVVKIIDVLPPNVADPKMGGYQLPISLDIFRGRYRDSFARPSAIPAGKVQRYRFRLPTVNHVFQPGHRVMVQVQSSLFPLYDRNPQTYVKNIFFAQPGDYRKATVTIERGGAQASAVLLPIVPVKQAQ, encoded by the coding sequence ATGCGTCGTTCCGTGCTGTCGCTGCCGCTTATCGCTCTGGCCACCGTCGCGGCGCAGGCCCCGCAGACGCGGCCGCCAGCCGGTGGCGACATTCCCGCCGCCTTCCGCCTGCCGACGGTCGAGCGCGACTATATCAAGCAGGACGTGATGATCCCGATGCGCGACGGGGTGAAGCTCCACACCGTCATCGTCATCCCGAAGAGCGCGACCAACGCCCCGATCGTGCTGACCCGCACGCCGTACAACGCCTCGGCGCGTGCGAACCGCAGTGACAGCCCGTCGATGCAGAACGCCCTGCCGCTCGCCGACGAGGTCTTCGTCAAGGGCGGCTATATCCGCGTCTATCAGGACGTGCGCGGCAAATACGGGTCGGAGGGCGACTATGTCGTGACGCGCCCGGTGATCGGCCCGCTCAACCCGACCAAGGTCGATCACGTCACCGACGCCTATGACACGATCGACTGGCTGGTGAACAAGGCCAACCTGCCGCAGTCGAACGGCCGCGTCGGGATGATCGGCTCGTCCTACGAGGGCTTCACGGTGGTGATGGCGCTGCTCAACCCGCACCCCGCACTGAAGGTCGCCGCGCCCGAAAGCCCGATGATCGACGGCTGGATGGGCGACGACTGGTTCCATTACGGTGCGTTCCGGCTCGCCAATATCGCGTGGCTCGGCGGGCAGACCGGCTACAAGAGCGGCGGCCCGTTGCCGCCGACCGGCGGCTATGACGATTACGACAATTTCCGCGACAAGTCGGCGGGCGATTGGGCGAAGCGATCGGGCTACGACCAATTGCCCTATTGGACGCGCATGTCGCAGCATCCCGCCTATGACGCCTTCTGGCAGGGGCAGGCACTCGACAAGTTGCTCGCCGCCAATCCCTCGAACGTGCCGACGCTCTGGGAACAGGGGCTTTGGGATCAGGAGGACATGTACGGCGCGATCACCGCATGGGAGGCGCTCAAGGCCAAGGGGAAGGTCGGCAACAACTTTCTCGTGATGGGACCGTGGCGGCACAGCCAGGTCAATCGCGAGGGACGGAGCCTTGGCCCGTTCCAGTGGAACGGCGACACTGCCGCGCAATTCCGCGAGCAGATGGTGCGCCCGCTGTTCGACCAATATCTCAACGACGGCCCCGCGGCGAACCTGCCGACCGCCGCGATCTACAACACCGGCGAGAACCACTGGGACCGCTTCGCCACTTGGCCGCTGGCGTGCGAACAGGGCTGCGCCGCGCCGCTGACGCCGATGTATCTGCAAGCGGACGGCGGGCTGGCGAGCGCCAAGGGCGCCGCAGGCGGCGACGCTTATGTGTCCGATCCCGCCAAGCCGGTCCCGCATCTGCCGCGCCCGGTCAATTTCGACGACGGCCGCTGGGGCGACTGGCTGGTCAGCGACCAGCGCCCGGCCGATGGCCGCACCGACGTGATGACCTATATGACGCCGGTGCTGACGCAGCCGATGCGCGTTTCGGGCGCGCCGATTGCCGATCTCTATGCGAAGACGACCGGCACCGATGGCGATTTCGTCGTGAAGATCATCGACGTGCTGCCACCGAACGTCGCCGATCCGAAGATGGGCGGCTATCAGCTTCCGATCAGCCTCGACATCTTTCGCGGCCGTTATCGCGACAGCTTCGCCAGGCCCAGCGCGATCCCCGCGGGCAAGGTTCAGCGCTACCGCTTCCGCCTGCCGACCGTGAACCACGTCTTCCAGCCGGGGCACCGCGTGATGGTGCAGGTCCAGTCGAGCCTCTTCCCGCTCTACGACCGCAACCCGCAGACCTACGTGAAGAACATCTTCTTCGCGCAGCCCGGCGATTACCGGAAGGCGACGGTGACGATCGAACGCGGCGGCGCGCAGGCCAGCGCGGTCCTGCTCCCGATCGTCCCGGTAAAGCAGGCGCAATGA
- a CDS encoding alpha-L-fucosidase, translated as MKVTRRQALGAGATAGAIAAVPAGAAATPATCAYSTRPGGARAVRVSAPRAFTGDWRSLTDGYSVPDWFRDAKFGIWAHWTAQCVPAAGDWYARNMYLQGSTQYAHHLKNYGHPADTGFMEIQNRWKAEKWDPVRLIDLYQKAGARYFMALANHHDNLDCYASTHHAWNSTRVGPKRDIVGTWEKLARERGLRFGVSNHSAHAWHWNQAAYGYDPEGPRRGQRYDAFRLTAADGKGKWWDGLDPQQLYTGRDDIMPDGIQTLLEADAWHEAHDRMWNEGTPANQAFVRNWYLRCQELVDRYRPDLVYFDNFDLPLEQAGLDITAYFYNRSMAWNGGRLQAVVTGKNIPPQRRMGVVDDVERGGKTYIERFPWQTDTCIGEWHYDQAVYDQDRYKSAATVIHTLCDVVSKNGNLMVNVPLRGDGTIDDKEERIVEGIAAWMQRYGDAIYATRPWRVYGEGPRNGGGGLFSEGGPKSLYGPKDIRYVTKGERLHALVLGWPEDGIARLTLLAKDNRVGRGTVQRVTVPGSDAPLRFVRTGDALEVTLPPALRNDIGIALILSGSGLTEGSVA; from the coding sequence ATGAAGGTGACACGCAGGCAGGCGCTGGGCGCGGGTGCGACCGCAGGGGCGATAGCGGCAGTGCCTGCCGGGGCGGCGGCGACTCCGGCGACCTGCGCCTATAGCACGCGGCCCGGCGGCGCGCGGGCGGTGCGCGTTTCGGCGCCGCGCGCCTTTACCGGCGACTGGCGTTCGCTGACCGACGGATACAGCGTGCCGGACTGGTTCCGCGACGCCAAGTTCGGGATCTGGGCGCACTGGACCGCGCAATGCGTGCCTGCCGCAGGCGACTGGTACGCGCGCAACATGTACCTGCAGGGGTCGACGCAATATGCGCATCACCTGAAGAATTACGGCCACCCCGCCGATACCGGCTTCATGGAGATCCAGAACCGCTGGAAGGCCGAAAAGTGGGACCCGGTGCGGCTGATCGACCTCTATCAGAAGGCCGGCGCGCGGTATTTCATGGCGTTGGCCAACCACCACGACAATCTCGATTGCTATGCCTCGACGCATCACGCGTGGAACAGCACCCGCGTCGGCCCGAAGCGCGACATCGTCGGGACGTGGGAGAAACTGGCGCGCGAGCGGGGCCTGCGCTTCGGCGTGTCGAACCATTCGGCGCACGCCTGGCACTGGAACCAGGCCGCTTATGGCTATGACCCCGAAGGGCCGCGGCGTGGCCAGCGCTATGACGCGTTCCGGCTGACCGCCGCCGACGGCAAGGGCAAATGGTGGGACGGGCTCGACCCGCAACAGCTGTATACCGGGCGCGACGACATCATGCCCGACGGCATCCAGACGCTGTTGGAGGCGGATGCGTGGCACGAGGCGCACGACCGGATGTGGAACGAGGGCACGCCCGCCAATCAGGCGTTCGTGCGCAACTGGTATCTGCGCTGTCAGGAACTGGTCGACCGCTATCGCCCCGACCTGGTCTATTTCGACAATTTCGACCTGCCGCTCGAACAGGCCGGGCTCGACATCACCGCCTATTTCTACAACCGCAGCATGGCGTGGAACGGCGGGCGATTGCAGGCGGTGGTGACGGGCAAGAACATCCCGCCGCAGCGCCGGATGGGCGTGGTCGACGACGTGGAGCGCGGCGGCAAGACCTATATCGAACGCTTCCCGTGGCAGACCGATACCTGCATCGGCGAATGGCATTACGATCAGGCGGTCTATGATCAGGACCGCTACAAATCCGCCGCCACGGTCATCCACACCTTATGCGACGTGGTGTCGAAGAACGGCAATCTGATGGTCAACGTGCCGCTGCGCGGCGACGGGACGATCGACGACAAGGAAGAGCGGATCGTCGAGGGGATCGCCGCGTGGATGCAGCGCTATGGCGACGCGATCTACGCGACGCGCCCGTGGCGCGTGTATGGCGAAGGGCCGCGCAACGGCGGCGGCGGGTTGTTCTCGGAGGGCGGGCCGAAGTCGCTCTATGGCCCGAAAGATATCCGCTATGTGACGAAAGGCGAGCGGCTGCACGCCCTGGTGCTCGGCTGGCCCGAGGACGGGATCGCGCGGCTGACGTTGCTCGCGAAGGACAATCGCGTTGGGCGCGGCACCGTCCAGCGCGTCACCGTGCCGGGCAGCGACGCCCCGCTGCGCTTCGTGCGCACCGGCGACGCGCTGGAGGTGACGCTGCCGCCGGCGCTGCGTAACGATATCGGCATCGCGCTGATCCTCAGCGGTTCGGGGCTGACGGAAGGATCGGTGGCTTAG
- a CDS encoding glycine zipper 2TM domain-containing protein — MWKKVSVGFGSMALAIAALTPVAAQAQRWVERDYYERDYRGYDDDGYRDHDRAYRDAYRDGWNRGPRYAEYDRGGYDRDRGYARDDRRYRYRARCQNGTTGTVLGAIAGGLLGRTIDQRGDRTLGTVLGAGAGALAGNAVERADNPRYCQR; from the coding sequence ATGTGGAAGAAGGTCTCGGTCGGTTTCGGTTCGATGGCGCTGGCGATTGCTGCGCTGACCCCGGTCGCTGCGCAGGCGCAGCGGTGGGTCGAGCGCGACTATTACGAGCGCGACTATCGCGGCTATGACGACGATGGCTATCGCGACCATGACCGCGCGTATCGCGATGCGTATCGCGACGGCTGGAACCGCGGCCCGCGCTATGCCGAATATGATCGTGGCGGGTACGATCGCGATCGTGGCTATGCGCGTGACGATCGCCGCTATCGTTATCGTGCGCGCTGCCAGAACGGCACGACCGGCACAGTGCTCGGCGCGATCGCCGGCGGTCTGCTGGGCCGCACGATCGACCAGCGCGGCGACCGCACGCTCGGCACCGTCCTGGGTGCGGGTGCAGGCGCACTGGCGGGCAACGCGGTCGAGCGCGCCGACAACCCGCGCTACTGCCAGCGCTGA
- a CDS encoding lipopolysaccharide biosynthesis protein, with protein sequence MARPAVLNTLSLAISSGLNFISLLLWVRLLSPGEFGQFTLITTTTLLINAILFEWERIVSARTLYSSTSATLIDPRRADALFTIVGGLILALGGVTAILSISGQTIFGMAPDWLWMLFVFLVSEVALTQLNVISRARQAAWHTFWVIVTRSALSLAIGVTLVLGYRLGLAGVLLGLVIGQSAAVIGGVVTDAVWRRLRLRGTRREDRAIMGGMLRLGAPLMLSSGLSYGVGVLDRYQVEHILGTSSVAYYAAPADLLQKTLGFAMQAVNITMYPAMVRAYEDNGPDAARVLLEDAAVLYWAMCLPILIAATVLAGPVSHLLLGARLAAQSAPLLPLVTAAALLRLLTIYHVQIAFQLTRHMRLLTVAPTVAIAIFVLLGAASLHRFGLVGIAGVSLLAQASGYAISATLARRTFGMRLLRRDNVKVLVAGAAMAAAMLPFAHVTGVAMTLVALIAGGSVYAGAILLLRLDRVRAITPGAARAGRTGRAPWRATAAACRPARRRRR encoded by the coding sequence GTGGCACGCCCAGCGGTGCTCAACACGCTCAGTCTGGCAATCTCCAGCGGACTGAACTTCATCTCATTGTTATTGTGGGTTCGATTGCTTTCGCCGGGTGAGTTCGGTCAGTTCACGCTCATCACCACGACGACGCTGCTGATCAACGCGATCCTGTTCGAATGGGAGCGAATCGTCAGTGCGCGTACACTTTACTCTTCGACCTCAGCGACGCTTATCGACCCGCGTCGCGCCGATGCCCTGTTCACGATCGTCGGCGGGCTGATCCTCGCGCTCGGCGGCGTGACCGCGATCCTGTCGATCTCGGGGCAGACGATCTTCGGCATGGCACCCGACTGGCTGTGGATGTTGTTCGTCTTCCTGGTCAGCGAGGTGGCGCTGACGCAATTGAACGTCATCAGCCGGGCGCGGCAAGCGGCGTGGCACACCTTCTGGGTGATCGTCACGCGATCGGCATTGTCGCTGGCGATCGGCGTGACGCTGGTGCTCGGCTACCGGCTGGGGCTTGCGGGCGTGTTGCTCGGGCTGGTCATCGGTCAGTCGGCGGCGGTGATCGGCGGCGTCGTGACCGACGCGGTGTGGCGGCGGCTGCGGCTGCGCGGCACACGGCGAGAGGATCGCGCGATCATGGGCGGGATGCTCAGGCTGGGTGCGCCGTTGATGCTGAGTTCCGGGCTGTCGTACGGCGTCGGGGTGCTCGATCGCTATCAGGTCGAGCATATCCTCGGCACGTCGAGCGTCGCTTATTATGCCGCGCCCGCCGACCTGCTGCAAAAGACGCTCGGCTTCGCGATGCAGGCGGTCAACATCACAATGTATCCGGCGATGGTGCGCGCCTATGAGGACAACGGTCCGGATGCGGCGCGCGTGCTCCTGGAAGACGCGGCCGTGCTGTATTGGGCGATGTGCCTGCCGATTCTGATAGCCGCGACGGTGCTGGCCGGGCCGGTCAGCCACCTGTTGCTCGGTGCGCGGCTGGCGGCGCAGAGTGCGCCGTTGCTGCCGCTGGTCACCGCCGCGGCGCTGCTGCGCTTGCTGACCATCTACCACGTCCAGATCGCGTTTCAGCTGACGCGCCACATGCGGCTGCTGACGGTCGCGCCGACGGTGGCGATCGCGATCTTCGTGCTGCTGGGCGCGGCGTCGCTGCATCGGTTCGGGCTGGTCGGGATCGCGGGCGTGTCGCTGCTGGCGCAGGCGAGCGGCTATGCGATCAGCGCGACGCTGGCGCGGCGCACGTTCGGGATGCGGCTGCTGCGGCGCGACAATGTTAAGGTGCTGGTGGCCGGCGCGGCGATGGCGGCGGCGATGCTGCCGTTCGCGCACGTCACCGGCGTGGCGATGACGCTGGTCGCCCTCATCGCGGGCGGGTCGGTCTATGCGGGCGCGATCCTGCTGTTGCGGCTCGATCGGGTGCGCGCGATCACACCGGGGGCAGCGCGGGCAGGCAGGACCGGCCGCGCACCGTGGCGGGCAACGGCAGCAGCTTGCCGACCGGCGAGGAGAAGGCGACGGTGA
- a CDS encoding TadE/TadG family type IV pilus assembly protein, with protein MIRDERGATVIEFAIVLPLLLMALFGLIEGARLIWMDQALDQAAYSTARCRTIASAACDSAAKQVSYAVTRAKANGITVTPANVVIDPAATCGGSTSGLSVTLTVAFSSPVGKLLPLPATVRGRSCLPALPPV; from the coding sequence ATGATCCGCGACGAACGCGGCGCGACCGTCATCGAGTTCGCGATCGTCCTGCCTTTGCTGCTGATGGCGCTGTTCGGGCTGATCGAGGGCGCGCGGCTGATCTGGATGGATCAGGCGCTGGACCAGGCCGCCTACAGCACCGCGCGCTGCCGCACGATCGCGAGCGCCGCGTGCGACAGTGCGGCGAAGCAGGTGAGCTACGCCGTGACACGCGCCAAGGCGAACGGCATCACCGTCACGCCCGCCAATGTCGTCATCGATCCGGCGGCGACCTGCGGCGGATCGACGAGCGGGTTGTCGGTGACGCTCACCGTCGCCTTCTCCTCGCCGGTCGGCAAGCTGCTGCCGTTGCCCGCCACGGTGCGCGGCCGGTCCTGCCTGCCCGCGCTGCCCCCGGTGTGA
- a CDS encoding TadE/TadG family type IV pilus assembly protein, translating to MSKRFLLRRLSGDRRGVAAAEFALWMVLFFITMLAALDIGTFSIERARLAQAMSGASIAAFKSRDAVNYSALPGYLRAASNVTTPGALTVRIGCNSGQDNCVNTSRTCACLTSSATLVPAGSCGAPCGSGASANSQSGYYLKMTASYPFRPALLPRGMLGNGVVSQSTTVRLQ from the coding sequence ATGAGCAAGCGCTTCCTTCTCCGCCGCCTTTCCGGCGACCGGCGCGGCGTGGCCGCCGCTGAATTCGCGCTGTGGATGGTGCTGTTCTTCATCACCATGCTCGCCGCGCTCGACATCGGCACCTTTTCGATCGAGCGCGCGAGGCTGGCGCAGGCGATGAGCGGCGCGTCGATCGCCGCGTTCAAGTCGCGCGACGCGGTCAACTACAGCGCCTTGCCCGGCTATCTGCGCGCCGCCTCCAACGTCACGACGCCGGGTGCGCTGACGGTCAGGATCGGGTGCAACAGCGGGCAGGACAATTGCGTCAACACCTCGCGCACCTGCGCCTGCCTGACCTCCTCGGCGACGCTGGTGCCCGCCGGCAGCTGCGGCGCGCCGTGTGGCAGCGGTGCGTCGGCGAACAGCCAGTCGGGCTATTACCTGAAGATGACCGCGTCCTACCCGTTCCGCCCGGCGCTGCTCCCGCGCGGGATGCTGGGCAACGGCGTGGTGTCGCAGAGCACGACGGTGCGGCTCCAATGA
- a CDS encoding anti-sigma factor, producing the protein MTPDDRILAAELVIGLLAEEEAAVAEARRAQDTDFAAEVEWWETRFAPLFDHYREVTPPPHLAARIEAMLGLPNVAGRTKRVHWRSLAFGATGGAIAASLAAWLLTPATVVSPAPPVTVPATPAGLMIAQLAWTDKTKAPPPVAIVESATGSVRLSRAVDTPDGRDGQLWRIPAGGKPIPLGLLPRGDGREVRVALANLPMAGSTLAISIEPLGGSPTGQPTGPVVLAGTVERL; encoded by the coding sequence ATGACGCCTGACGATCGCATTCTCGCGGCCGAGCTGGTGATCGGCCTGCTCGCGGAGGAAGAGGCTGCCGTGGCGGAAGCGCGGCGCGCGCAGGACACCGATTTCGCCGCCGAGGTAGAGTGGTGGGAAACCCGCTTCGCACCGCTCTTCGATCATTATCGCGAGGTCACGCCCCCGCCGCACCTCGCGGCGCGGATCGAGGCGATGCTGGGGCTGCCGAACGTCGCGGGACGCACGAAGCGCGTTCACTGGCGCTCGCTCGCGTTCGGCGCGACCGGCGGCGCGATCGCCGCGTCGCTCGCCGCTTGGCTGCTCACCCCCGCCACCGTCGTATCTCCTGCACCGCCGGTGACGGTGCCGGCGACTCCGGCAGGGCTGATGATCGCGCAGCTGGCGTGGACCGACAAGACGAAGGCGCCGCCCCCGGTCGCGATCGTCGAGTCGGCGACCGGGTCGGTGCGGTTGAGCCGCGCCGTCGACACGCCCGATGGGCGCGACGGGCAATTGTGGCGGATCCCGGCGGGCGGCAAGCCGATCCCGCTTGGCTTGCTGCCGCGAGGCGACGGGCGCGAGGTGCGCGTGGCGCTCGCGAACCTGCCGATGGCGGGCAGCACGCTGGCGATCTCGATCGAGCCGCTCGGGGGCTCGCCGACCGGGCAGCCGACCGGGCCGGTGGTGCTGGCCGGAACGGTCGAGCGTCTGTGA